A single Vulpes lagopus strain Blue_001 chromosome 3, ASM1834538v1, whole genome shotgun sequence DNA region contains:
- the TMED5 gene encoding transmembrane emp24 domain-containing protein 5 isoform X1 — translation MGDNIWRPCPVLLLAGLLPALLPGTASFTPSLDSDFTFTLPAGQKECFYQPMPLKASLEIEYQVLDGAGLDIDFHLASPEGRTLVFEQRKSDGVHTVETEDGDYMFCFDNTFSTISEKVIFFELILDNMGEQEQEQEDWKKYITGTDMLDMKLEDILESINSIKARLSKSGHIQTLLRAFEARDRNIQESNFDRVNFWSMVNLVVMVVVSAIQVYMLKSLFEDKRKSRT, via the exons ATGGGCGACAACATCTGGCGGCCCTGCCCGGTGCTCCTCCTGGCCGGTCTGCTCCCAGCGCTGCTGCCGGGGACGGCCAGCTTCACGCCCTCCTTGGACAGCGACTTCACGTTCACCCTTCCGGCCGGCCAGAAGGAGTGCTTCTACCAGCCCATGCCCCTGAAGGCCTCGCTGGAGATCGAGTACCAA GTTTTAGATGGAGCAGGATTAGATATTGACTTCCATCTTGCCTCTCCAGAGGGAAGAACCTTAGTTTTTGAACAAAGAAAATCAGATGGAGTTCACAC GGTAGAGACTGAAGATGGTGACTACATGTTCTGCTTTGATAATACATTCAGCACCATTTCTGAGAAGgtgattttctttgaattaatCCTGGATAATATGGGAGAACAGGAGCAAGAGCAAGAGGACTGGAAGAAATATATTACTGGCACAGACATGTTGGATATGAAACTGGAAGACATTCTG GAATCCATCAACAGTATCAAGGCCAGACTAAGCAAAAGTGGCCATATCCAGACTCTGCTTAGAGCATTTGAAGCCCGTGATCGAAACATACAAGAAAGCAACTTTGATAGAGTCAACTTCTGGTCTATGGTTAACTTAGTGGTAATGGTGGTGGTGTCAGCCATTCAAGTTTATATGCTAAAGAGTCTATTTGAAGATAAGAGGAAAAGTAGAACTTAA
- the TMED5 gene encoding transmembrane emp24 domain-containing protein 5 isoform X2 yields MGDNIWRPCPVLLLAGLLPALLPGTASFTPSLDSDFTFTLPAGQKECFYQPMPLKASLEIEYQVLDGAGLDIDFHLASPEGRTLVFEQRKSDGVHTVETEDGDYMFCFDNTFSTISEKVIFFELILDNMGEQEQEQEDWKKYITGTDMLDMKLEDILDLTIKIDFSEDVQVRVFLGIHQQYQGQTKQKWPYPDSA; encoded by the exons ATGGGCGACAACATCTGGCGGCCCTGCCCGGTGCTCCTCCTGGCCGGTCTGCTCCCAGCGCTGCTGCCGGGGACGGCCAGCTTCACGCCCTCCTTGGACAGCGACTTCACGTTCACCCTTCCGGCCGGCCAGAAGGAGTGCTTCTACCAGCCCATGCCCCTGAAGGCCTCGCTGGAGATCGAGTACCAA GTTTTAGATGGAGCAGGATTAGATATTGACTTCCATCTTGCCTCTCCAGAGGGAAGAACCTTAGTTTTTGAACAAAGAAAATCAGATGGAGTTCACAC GGTAGAGACTGAAGATGGTGACTACATGTTCTGCTTTGATAATACATTCAGCACCATTTCTGAGAAGgtgattttctttgaattaatCCTGGATAATATGGGAGAACAGGAGCAAGAGCAAGAGGACTGGAAGAAATATATTACTGGCACAGACATGTTGGATATGAAACTGGAAGACATTCTG GACCTTactataaaaatagatttttcagaaGATGTACAAGTTagagt ATTTTTAG GAATCCATCAACAGTATCAAGGCCAGACTAAGCAAAAGTGGCCATATCCAGACTCTGCTTAG